One stretch of Streptomyces sp. R21 DNA includes these proteins:
- a CDS encoding AIM24 family protein, with product MKGDLFSNDHMVQPALEPGMTIQNAKSIKYAVNGDMFARQGAMIAFRGNLQFERKGQGVGGMLKRAVTGEGLPLMTVRGQGEAWFAHEAQNCFIVDIEPGDVFTVNGRNVLCFDSTLSYEIKTVKGAGITGGGLFNSVFTGYGRLGLICEGNPLVIPVSPQQPVFVDTDAIVGWTAHLHTSLHRSQSIGSMIRGGSGEAVQLKLEGEGYVVVRPSEVTPQKTQQH from the coding sequence ATGAAGGGTGATCTCTTTTCCAATGACCACATGGTGCAGCCCGCCCTCGAGCCGGGCATGACCATTCAGAACGCCAAGTCGATCAAGTACGCCGTCAATGGCGACATGTTCGCGCGGCAGGGGGCGATGATCGCCTTCCGGGGGAATCTGCAGTTCGAGCGCAAGGGCCAGGGCGTGGGCGGCATGCTCAAGCGCGCGGTCACCGGCGAGGGACTGCCGCTGATGACCGTGCGGGGGCAGGGCGAGGCCTGGTTCGCGCACGAGGCGCAGAACTGTTTCATCGTCGACATCGAGCCCGGCGACGTCTTCACGGTCAACGGCCGCAACGTGCTGTGCTTCGACTCCACGTTGTCGTACGAGATAAAGACCGTGAAGGGCGCGGGTATAACCGGCGGCGGCCTGTTCAACAGCGTGTTCACCGGCTACGGCAGGCTCGGGCTGATCTGCGAGGGCAACCCGCTGGTCATCCCCGTCTCGCCGCAGCAGCCGGTGTTCGTCGACACGGACGCGATCGTGGGCTGGACCGCCCATCTGCACACCTCGCTGCACCGGTCACAGTCGATCGGTTCGATGATCCGCGGCGGTTCCGGCGAGGCCGTGCAGCTGAAACTGGAGGGCGAGGGCTACGTCGTGGTCCGGCCCAGCGAGGTGACGCCGCAGAAGACGCAGCAGCACTGA